Proteins encoded together in one Impatiens glandulifera chromosome 1, dImpGla2.1, whole genome shotgun sequence window:
- the LOC124937621 gene encoding pathogenesis-related leaf protein 6-like, translated as MACLSMINSLAFFITIIIISLICPSSRAQNSPQDYLNVHNTARSQVGVGPMVWNDTVAAYAMNYAQQRMGDCNLVHSGGGYGENLAKGSSGTFTGVAAVNLWVAEKPYYSYSSNACTGGQQCLHYTQVVWRNSIQLGCARVQCTNNGWWFVICNYNPPGNYVGQYPY; from the coding sequence atggcTTGTTTGTCTATGATTAATTCACTGGCATTTTTTAtcaccataataataatatcattaatttgcCCTTCTTCTCGTGCCCAAAACTCTCCACAAGATTATCTCAACGTCCACAACACGGCGCGATCCCAAGTTGGCGTGGGCCCCATGGTGTGGAACGACACGGTTGCAGCTTACGCAATGAATTATGCCCAACAAAGGATGGGGGATTGTAACCTCGTCCATTCGGGCGGCGGTTACGGAGAGAATCTAGCCAAGGGAAGTAGTGGTACGTTCACTGGAGTAGCCGCAGTAAATTTGTGGGTTGCAGAGAAACCCTACTACTCTTATAGCTCAAACGCTTGTACAGGAGGACAACAATGTCTGCACTATACTCAAGTTGTTTGGCGTAACTCTATCCAACTTGGCTGTGCTAGGGTTCAATGCACTAACAATGGATGGTGGTTTGTAATCTGCAACTATAATCCACCAGGCAACTATGTCGGCCAGTATCCTTACTAA
- the LOC124922429 gene encoding cytochrome P450 94A1-like, with the protein MMMLNLEVSTSLVLCFLPALFLFVLVKFNALLFSSSSSSSKNPKLPRSYPFIGSIFAIYANRERGIQWTSELALASLSKTVVIHRPVFRQIVVTANPANVRHILRTHFHNYEKGDFFKVVIRDLLGDGILNTDGEKWKFQRQVASHEFNTKSLRKFIEQVVDSELSDRLIPILSVAANNNTVIDFQDILQRFTFDNVCKIAFGYDPAYLSPSLHNEKFAQAFEDAVRISGQRFQSFHPLVWKIKRYLNVGSEKDLRIAVNQVRDFAKNVMKEKKKELEENASLNSVDLLSRFLSSGHSEENFVTDIVISFILAGRDTTSAALVWFFWLVSKHERVETQILSEITDKSESKMYDQVKEMVYTHAAISESMRLYPPVPVDVKQAVDDDILPDGTVVKRGTRVNYHPFAMGRSEEIWGKDWPEFRPERWLKEDRVTRERQFVEKDAYEYPVFQAGPRICLGKEMAVLQMKSIASGVLRRFKVVPVLMENNKDPVFISYLTSKMKGGFPVRIEERKI; encoded by the exons atgatgatgttgaattTAGAGGTGTCCACCTCACTTGTCTTGTGTTTTCTCCCAGCCCTGTTTCTCTTCGTCTTGGTCAAGTTCAATGCATtactcttttcttcttcttcttcttcctctaagAATCCTAAGCTTCCCAGATCATATCCCTTCATCGGCTCCATTTTCGCCATTTACGCTAACAGGGAACGAGGTATTCAATGGACCTCTGAATTGGCTTTAGCTTCCTTGTCGAAAACCGTCGTCATCCACCGTCCCGTCTTCCGACAAATTGTCGTAACCGCCAATCCGGCTAATGTCCGTCATATCCTGAGAACCCACTTCCATAACTACGAAAAAGGCGACTTCTTCAAAGTCGTTATCAGAGACCTCCTCGGAGATGGAATCTTAAACACGGACGGCGAGAAATGGAAGTTCCAGAGGCAGGTGGCCAGTCACGAATTCAACACCAAATCCCTCAGGAAATTCATCGAGCAAGTGGTTGATTCCGAACTCTCCGATCGTCTCATCCCCATTCTCTCCGTCGCCGCCAACAACAACACCGTCATCGACTTCCAGGACATTCTGCAGCGATTCACGTTCGACAATGTCTGTAAAATCGCCTTCGGATACGACCCGGCTTACCTCTCCCCTTCTCTCCACAACGAGAAATTCGCCCAAGCCTTCGAAGACGCTGTTCGAATCAGCGGCCAGAGATTCCAATCGTTCCATCCCCTGGTCTGGAAAATCAAGAGATATCTCAACGTTGGATCGGAGAAGGACCTCCGGATTGCAGTCAATCAG GTACGAGATTTCGCGAAAAACGtgatgaaagaaaagaaaaaagaattagAAGAAAATGCTTCGCTAAACTCTGTAGATCTTCTGTCTAGATTCTTAAGTTCTGGGCATTCGGAGGAAAACTTTGTAACGGACATAGTCATCAGCTTCATCTTAGCCGGTCGAGACACTACATCAGCTGCTCTGGTATGGTTCTTCTGGCTCGTCTCCAAACATGAACGTGTTGAAACCCAGATTCTAAGTGAGATTACTGATAAATCTGAATCGAAAATGTACGATCAAGTTAAAGAAATGGTCTACACACACGCTGCTATCAGCGAAAGCATGAGGTTGTACCCGCCGGTGCCCGTAGACGTGAAGCAGGCGGTGGATGATGATATTCTGCCAGATGGGACCGTGGTGAAAAGAGGGACGCGGGTAAATTATCACCCATTCGCGATGGGAAGATCAGAGGAGATTTGGGGCAAAGATTGGCCGGAGTTTCGTCCTGAACGGTGGCTCAAGGAAGATCGGGTCACCAGGGAAAGACAATTCGTGGAAAAGGACGCTTACGAGTATCCTGTGTTTCAAGCAGGCCCCAGGATTTGTCTTGGGAAGGAGATGGCGGTTCTGCAGATGAAGTCCATTGCCTCCGGCGTATTACGCCGGTTTAAGGTGGTTCCGGTACTGATGGAGAACAACAAGGACCCGGTTTTTATATCTTATCTGACGTCCAAGATGAAAGGAGGCTTTCCTGTGAGAATTGAAGAACGCaagatttag